The DNA sequence AGCAAGTGGTCGTCAATCCCAACGGCACACTGAAAAACGTCTTTATCTTCGTCCGTAGTGGATTAAACTACAGCTTCCCGGTGCCCAGCGAGCCGGCGGTACTTGACCAAGAGGGATGTATTTACAAGCCACATGTGCTCGGTATGATGGCCAATCAAACGTTGAGAGTCACGACGCAAGACCAAACAACGCACAACGTCCATCCGATCCCCAAGATCAACCGCGAATGGAACGAATCGCAGCCTCCCGGTGTGGTGTTGACCAAGACATTCACGCGGCCTGAGCAAATGATTCCAGTTGTGTGCAACCAACACAGTTGGATGAAAGCCTATATCGGCGTGCTGGATCATCCGTTCTATGCGGTGACTGATCAAAATGGCTCCTTCACAATCAGCGGGCTGCCGCCGGGCGAATATGAGATTGAAGCATGGCACGAAAAGTACCAATCCCAAACGCAGAAAGTGACGGTTGGTGCCAAGGAATCGAAGACGCTTGACTTCACCTACAGGGCTGATCAAGCTTATGGGCCTAGCTCGCTCAAGATGATGCCGGCGATGGTTGCTCCTTGTTGCAACGGAGACAAGCACGAGTGATTTTTCAACCTGTTGAAAAGACCGCGGTCACGCCTGGGGGAGCATACTCCCCCAGACGCTACCGCTTTTCACTGGTGACAGCGGTCGCGACATTCATTCTGATCATTGCCGGCGGCCTGGTCACCAGTCAGCAAGCCGGGGATTCGGTTCCTGATTGGCCGCTGAACTTCGGTCGGATTGTGCCGTGGGAGCAACTGGTCGGCAATGTGCGCTTCGAGTACGGTCACCGCGTC is a window from the Blastocatellia bacterium genome containing:
- a CDS encoding carboxypeptidase regulatory-like domain-containing protein produces the protein MKSYQRLDPLGGKSQIPNPKSETFRISNFVPGISRYAGLVFRTFPAGVIIGLLLVFSAACGNPDEIAEEPGETETTEVASAKPPYSPTGAEATITGKVNFEGTPPKMARLMMDSDAACAAMHKGPVFSEQVVVNPNGTLKNVFIFVRSGLNYSFPVPSEPAVLDQEGCIYKPHVLGMMANQTLRVTTQDQTTHNVHPIPKINREWNESQPPGVVLTKTFTRPEQMIPVVCNQHSWMKAYIGVLDHPFYAVTDQNGSFTISGLPPGEYEIEAWHEKYQSQTQKVTVGAKESKTLDFTYRADQAYGPSSLKMMPAMVAPCCNGDKHE